From Streptomyces sp. GSL17-111, one genomic window encodes:
- a CDS encoding YihY/virulence factor BrkB family protein, protein MSGLYRNIPKRRLSWLLLKDTVNSCMEYRILGLAAEAAFFTLLSLPPLLLGLLGLLGYLDAWIGTDTIDSVRTNILEASATVLSERGVNEIAAPLIDDVIEGGRPDIISFGFALALWSGSRAVNVFIDTITVMYGLDGHRGIVKTRLLAFLLFLVALLIGAVALPLMVIGPDAVIGWVPQAEWVVQIFYWPTVLLLSIAFLTTLFHVSVPVRSPWREDIPGALVALLMWVGGSFLLRLYLTATVEGPTIYGSLAAPVAVLLWIFVSAFAVLVGAAVNAAIDRVWPSVATAAARRARDRQREREAAVLVAAAEARRHRDGGPAGADPASGTGDDEEDDGFGPEPPEFPERWARFLPPEDLRSRLKGPRH, encoded by the coding sequence ATGAGCGGTCTCTACCGCAACATCCCGAAGAGGCGACTCTCGTGGCTGCTGCTGAAGGACACGGTCAACTCCTGCATGGAGTACCGCATCCTCGGCCTCGCCGCCGAGGCCGCGTTCTTCACGCTGCTCTCCCTGCCGCCCCTGCTGCTCGGCCTGCTCGGGCTGCTCGGCTACCTGGACGCGTGGATCGGCACGGACACCATCGACAGCGTCCGCACCAACATCCTGGAGGCCTCCGCCACCGTCCTCTCCGAACGCGGTGTCAACGAGATCGCCGCACCCCTCATCGACGACGTCATCGAGGGCGGACGGCCCGACATCATCTCCTTCGGCTTCGCGCTCGCCCTGTGGTCGGGCTCGCGCGCGGTGAACGTCTTCATCGACACGATCACGGTGATGTACGGGCTCGACGGGCACCGCGGCATCGTGAAGACCCGGCTGCTGGCCTTCCTGCTCTTCCTCGTCGCGCTGCTGATCGGAGCCGTCGCGCTGCCGCTCATGGTGATCGGCCCCGACGCCGTGATCGGCTGGGTGCCGCAGGCGGAGTGGGTGGTCCAGATCTTCTACTGGCCCACCGTCCTGTTGCTCTCCATCGCGTTCCTGACCACGCTCTTCCACGTCTCCGTCCCCGTCCGCTCGCCGTGGCGCGAGGACATTCCGGGGGCCCTGGTCGCGCTGCTCATGTGGGTGGGGGGCTCGTTCCTGCTGCGCCTGTACCTGACGGCCACGGTGGAGGGGCCGACGATCTACGGGTCGCTCGCCGCACCCGTCGCCGTGCTGCTGTGGATCTTCGTGTCGGCCTTCGCCGTCCTGGTCGGCGCCGCCGTCAACGCGGCGATCGACCGGGTGTGGCCGTCCGTCGCCACGGCCGCCGCGCGCCGTGCGCGCGACCGGCAGCGGGAGCGGGAGGCGGCGGTGCTGGTCGCCGCCGCCGAGGCCCGCCGCCACCGGGACGGCGGCCCCGCCGGGGCCGACCCGGCATCCGGCACGGGCGACGACGAGGAGGACGACGGCTTCGGCCCCGAGCCCCCCGAGTTCCCCGAACGCTGGGCGCGCTTCCTGCCGCCGGAGGACCTCCGCTCGCGGCTCAAGGGGCCCCGCCACTGA
- a CDS encoding carbohydrate kinase family protein yields the protein MHSAVHSAGPGHPERDAPVAVLGECVADAFTTPAVSGALGLHVLPGGGPANTAAALARLGTPTRFLGRLSGDVFGRLFRSRLTAAGVDLGAVVEAAEPSTLAVADVDAHGSAAYSFHAAGTADWQWTDAELERAARAPAACLHTGSLALVRDPGGPAVERLLTAVRPRATVSLDPNVRPLLVDPAHYRAQLARWCAAADVLRCSEDDLVHLLPDAGPERAADTWHTSGVRLVVVTLGARGVFASLDGHRLRVPTPPVTVVDTVGAGDAFTAGLLHGLHRAGALGGRLDGLGADVLHDALTAGVRLAAAVCTVRGADPPPSAAG from the coding sequence GTGCATTCCGCCGTGCATTCCGCCGGGCCCGGCCACCCGGAGCGGGACGCGCCCGTCGCGGTCCTGGGCGAGTGCGTGGCCGACGCCTTCACCACCCCGGCCGTCTCCGGTGCCCTGGGCCTGCACGTGCTCCCCGGGGGAGGCCCGGCCAACACCGCGGCCGCGCTCGCCCGGCTCGGCACCCCCACCCGCTTCCTCGGGCGGCTCTCCGGTGACGTCTTCGGCCGCCTCTTCCGCTCCCGGCTGACGGCCGCCGGCGTCGACCTCGGCGCCGTCGTCGAGGCGGCCGAGCCCAGCACCCTCGCCGTGGCCGACGTCGACGCCCACGGCAGCGCCGCGTACTCCTTCCATGCCGCCGGCACCGCCGACTGGCAGTGGACGGACGCCGAGCTGGAACGGGCCGCGCGGGCCCCGGCGGCCTGCCTGCACACCGGCTCCCTCGCCCTCGTCCGCGATCCGGGCGGCCCGGCCGTCGAACGGCTGCTCACGGCCGTGCGGCCCCGGGCCACCGTCTCGCTGGACCCCAACGTGCGCCCGCTCCTCGTCGACCCCGCGCACTACCGCGCGCAGCTGGCCCGGTGGTGCGCGGCGGCGGACGTCCTGCGGTGCTCCGAGGACGACCTGGTCCACCTGCTGCCGGACGCCGGGCCCGAGCGGGCGGCCGACACCTGGCACACGTCCGGGGTGCGGCTGGTCGTCGTCACCCTCGGTGCACGCGGGGTCTTCGCGTCGCTCGACGGCCACCGGCTGCGCGTGCCGACGCCGCCGGTCACCGTCGTCGACACGGTCGGCGCCGGGGACGCCTTCACGGCCGGCCTGCTGCACGGACTGCACCGGGCCGGTGCGCTGGGCGGCCGCCTCGACGGGCTCGGCGCCGACGTCCTGCACGACGCGCTGACCGCCGGGGTGCGCCTCGCGGCGGCCGTCTGCACGGTGCGCGGCGCCGATCCGCCCCCGTCCGCCGCCGGATGA
- a CDS encoding GNAT family N-acetyltransferase encodes MDSATDSTPHGPTGGISVTTWSLEQTSADDLRPPTAGVHGADTGSAIRIVRAEVPSPEFSRFLYTSVGTDLAWTDRLPWSRERWLGFLERPGTETWVAWDHGTPAGFIELDAQPEGVVEISYFGLLPGFRGRGIGGRLLFEGTARAWDLARRWPGRERTRRVWVHTCSKDSPHALANYRRRGFRLFDTRTEVEPEVHAPALWPSRRPV; translated from the coding sequence ATGGACAGCGCCACGGACAGCACCCCCCACGGACCCACCGGCGGAATCAGCGTGACGACGTGGTCACTGGAGCAGACATCGGCCGACGATCTCCGTCCACCAACCGCCGGTGTCCACGGAGCGGACACCGGGTCCGCCATCCGGATCGTCCGGGCCGAGGTGCCGAGCCCGGAGTTCAGCCGCTTCCTCTACACCTCCGTGGGGACCGATCTCGCCTGGACCGACCGGCTGCCGTGGAGCCGTGAGCGCTGGCTCGGCTTCCTGGAGCGGCCCGGCACCGAGACCTGGGTGGCCTGGGACCACGGGACGCCGGCCGGGTTCATCGAGCTGGACGCCCAGCCGGAGGGCGTCGTGGAGATCAGCTACTTCGGCCTGCTCCCGGGCTTCCGGGGACGTGGCATCGGCGGGCGACTGCTCTTCGAGGGCACGGCGCGGGCGTGGGACCTGGCGCGGCGGTGGCCCGGCCGGGAGCGGACGCGCCGGGTGTGGGTGCACACGTGCAGCAAGGACTCCCCGCACGCGCTGGCGAACTACCGGCGCCGGGGGTTCCGCCTCTTCGACACCCGCACCGAGGTCGAGCCGGAGGTGCACGCCCCCGCCCTGTGGCCGTCCCGTCGCCCGGTGTGA
- a CDS encoding putative leader peptide translates to MSRAGILLVSRRHVDLCRMSSAICPAG, encoded by the coding sequence ATGTCCAGAGCTGGAATCCTCTTGGTGAGTCGGCGTCACGTCGACCTTTGCCGCATGTCCAGCGCGATCTGTCCGGCGGGCTGA
- a CDS encoding nitrite/sulfite reductase — translation MADTPEQATAPTRRRTGRHRGEGQWAKGHFTPLNANEQTKKDDDGLNVRTRIETIYAHRGFASIDGADLRGRMRWWGLYTQRRPGIDGGKTAVLEPEELDDEYFMLRVRIDGGRLTTGQLRVIGEISQEFARGTADITDRQNIQYHWIRIEDMPEIWRRLEGVGLSTTEACGDTPRVILGSPVAGIAADEIIDGTPAVDEVHRRVVGNPAYSNLPRKFKSAISGSPLLDVAHEINDIAFVGVHHPELGPGFDVWVGGGLSTNPKIGVRLGAWTPLEEVADVFEGVVSIFRDYGYRRLRNRARIKFLVADWGPEKFRQVLEDEYLGRKLADGPAPDAPVERWRDHVGVHRQKDGRFYVGFAPRVGRVDGATLTKIADLAEAHGSTRVRTTVEQKMIILDVPEEQVRALSDELAALDLTTRPSPFRRGTMACTGIEFCKLAIVETKGRGQSLIEEMERRLPGFAEPITININGCPNSCARIQVADIGLKGQLVLDDEGNQVEGYQVHLGGSLGLEPGFGRKVRGLKVTADGLADYVERVLRAFEEQRTEGERFSQWVTRADEGSLK, via the coding sequence ATGGCCGACACGCCCGAGCAAGCCACCGCCCCGACGCGCCGCAGGACCGGCCGCCACCGTGGCGAAGGCCAGTGGGCCAAGGGACACTTCACCCCCCTCAACGCCAACGAGCAGACCAAGAAGGACGATGACGGTCTCAATGTGCGGACACGCATTGAGACGATCTACGCCCACCGCGGCTTCGCGTCCATCGACGGCGCCGATCTGCGGGGCCGGATGCGCTGGTGGGGCCTCTACACGCAGCGCAGGCCCGGCATCGACGGCGGCAAGACGGCCGTGCTGGAGCCGGAGGAGCTGGACGACGAGTACTTCATGCTCCGCGTCCGCATCGACGGCGGCCGGCTGACCACAGGGCAACTGCGCGTCATCGGCGAGATCTCGCAGGAGTTCGCGCGCGGGACCGCCGACATCACCGACCGGCAGAACATCCAGTATCACTGGATCCGCATCGAGGACATGCCGGAGATCTGGCGCCGCCTGGAGGGCGTGGGGCTGTCCACGACCGAGGCGTGCGGCGACACCCCGCGCGTCATCCTCGGCTCGCCCGTCGCGGGCATCGCGGCCGACGAGATCATCGACGGCACCCCCGCCGTCGACGAGGTGCACCGCCGCGTGGTGGGCAACCCCGCCTACTCCAACCTCCCGCGCAAGTTCAAGTCCGCGATCTCCGGCTCGCCGCTGCTGGACGTGGCCCACGAGATCAACGACATCGCCTTCGTCGGCGTGCACCACCCGGAGCTGGGCCCGGGCTTCGACGTGTGGGTCGGCGGCGGCCTGTCCACGAACCCGAAGATCGGCGTCCGGCTCGGTGCCTGGACGCCCCTGGAGGAGGTCGCCGACGTCTTCGAGGGCGTCGTCTCCATCTTCCGGGACTACGGTTACCGACGCCTGCGCAACCGGGCCCGCATCAAGTTCCTCGTGGCCGACTGGGGCCCGGAGAAGTTCCGTCAGGTGCTGGAGGACGAGTACCTCGGCCGCAAGCTGGCCGACGGCCCGGCCCCGGACGCCCCCGTCGAGCGCTGGCGCGACCACGTCGGCGTGCACCGGCAGAAGGACGGCCGCTTCTACGTCGGCTTCGCCCCGCGCGTGGGCCGGGTGGACGGCGCGACGCTGACCAAGATCGCCGACCTCGCCGAGGCGCACGGCTCCACCCGGGTGCGCACCACGGTCGAGCAGAAGATGATCATCCTCGACGTGCCCGAGGAGCAGGTGCGGGCCCTCAGCGACGAGCTGGCCGCGCTCGACCTCACCACGCGGCCCTCGCCCTTCCGGCGCGGCACCATGGCCTGCACCGGCATCGAGTTCTGCAAGCTCGCCATCGTGGAGACCAAGGGCCGGGGCCAGAGCCTCATCGAGGAGATGGAGCGGCGGCTGCCCGGCTTCGCCGAGCCGATCACCATCAACATCAACGGCTGCCCCAACTCCTGCGCCCGCATCCAGGTCGCGGACATCGGCCTCAAGGGGCAGCTCGTCCTGGACGACGAGGGCAACCAGGTCGAGGGCTACCAGGTGCACCTGGGCGGCTCGCTGGGCCTGGAGCCCGGCTTCGGCCGCAAGGTGCGCGGGCTGAAGGTGACGGCCGACGGCCTCGCCGACTACGTGGAGCGGGTGCTGCGGGCGTTCGAGGAACAACGCACCGAGGGTGAGCGGTTCTCCCAGTGGGTGACCCGGGCTGACGAGGGGTCACTGAAATGA
- a CDS encoding phosphoadenylyl-sulfate reductase: MRTATDLRELAEEAGRELEDASAPDILRWAAETFGKRFCVTSSMEDAVVAHLASRVFPGVDVVFLDTGYHFPETLGTRDAVAAVMDVNVITLTPRQTVAEQDARYGPKLHDRDPDRCCALRKVAPLREGLAGYDAWATGLRRDESPTRAGTPVVGWDEKREKVKVSPIARWTQEDVDAYVAEHGVLTNPLLWDGYPSIGCAPCTRRVAPGEDARAGRWAGSGKTECGLHG, encoded by the coding sequence ATGAGAACCGCGACCGATCTGCGGGAGCTGGCCGAGGAGGCCGGGCGGGAGCTGGAGGACGCCTCGGCGCCCGACATCCTGCGCTGGGCCGCCGAGACCTTCGGGAAGCGCTTCTGCGTGACCTCGTCCATGGAGGACGCCGTGGTCGCGCACCTCGCGTCCCGGGTCTTCCCCGGTGTGGACGTCGTCTTCCTGGACACCGGCTACCACTTCCCCGAGACGCTCGGCACGCGCGACGCCGTGGCGGCGGTGATGGACGTCAACGTCATCACCCTCACCCCCCGGCAGACCGTGGCCGAACAGGACGCGCGGTACGGCCCTAAGCTCCACGACCGCGACCCCGACCGGTGCTGCGCGCTGCGCAAGGTCGCACCGCTGCGGGAGGGGCTCGCCGGGTACGACGCGTGGGCGACCGGGCTGCGCCGCGACGAGTCCCCCACCCGGGCGGGCACGCCCGTCGTGGGCTGGGACGAGAAGCGGGAGAAGGTGAAGGTCTCCCCCATCGCGCGCTGGACGCAGGAGGACGTGGACGCCTACGTCGCCGAACACGGCGTTCTGACCAACCCGCTGCTGTGGGACGGCTATCCGTCCATCGGCTGCGCCCCCTGCACCCGCCGCGTGGCGCCGGGCGAGGACGCCCGTGCGGGGCGCTGGGCGGGTTCCGGCAAGACCGAGTGCGGGCTGCACGGCTGA
- the cysC gene encoding adenylyl-sulfate kinase, translated as MSDETREAQGAQRMSEAGRRGGTVWLTGLPSAGKTTIAHALAARLAEAGRRTEVLDGDEIREFLSAGLGFSREDRHTNVQRIGFVAELLASHGVTVLVPVIAPYADSREAVRKRHERAGTPYVEVHVATPVEVCSERDVKGLYARQAAGEISGLTGVDDPYEAPADPDLRIAAHEQSVAESAAAVHTLLTERGLA; from the coding sequence ATGAGTGACGAGACGCGGGAAGCGCAGGGAGCGCAGAGGATGAGTGAGGCAGGACGCCGGGGCGGCACGGTCTGGCTGACCGGGCTGCCGAGCGCGGGAAAGACGACGATCGCCCACGCGCTCGCCGCCCGGCTGGCCGAGGCGGGCCGGCGGACCGAGGTGCTGGACGGCGACGAGATCCGGGAGTTCCTCTCCGCCGGGCTCGGCTTCTCCCGGGAGGACCGCCACACCAACGTGCAGCGGATCGGCTTCGTGGCCGAGCTGCTGGCGTCGCACGGCGTCACCGTGCTCGTGCCCGTGATCGCGCCGTACGCGGACAGCCGCGAGGCGGTGCGCAAGCGCCACGAGCGGGCGGGCACGCCGTACGTCGAGGTGCACGTGGCCACGCCCGTCGAGGTGTGCTCCGAGCGCGACGTCAAGGGGCTCTACGCCCGGCAGGCGGCCGGGGAGATCTCCGGACTGACCGGTGTGGACGACCCGTACGAGGCTCCGGCCGACCCGGACCTGCGCATCGCGGCACACGAGCAGAGCGTCGCCGAGTCGGCCGCCGCCGTGCACACGCTGCTGACCGAGAGGGGACTGGCATGA
- the cysD gene encoding sulfate adenylyltransferase subunit CysD has translation MTTATATGEPTDSPYALSHLDALESEAVHIFREVAGEFERPVILFSGGKDSIVMLHLALKAFAPAPVPFALLHVDTGHNFPEVIEYRDRTVAEHGLRLHVASVQEFIDRGELRERPDGTRNPLQTVPLLRAIEDHRFDAVFGGGRRDEEKARAKERVFSLRDEFGGWNPRRQRPELWQLYNGRHAPGEHVRVFPLSNWTELDVWQYIAREKIELPQIYYAHEREVFARSGMWLAPGEWGGPREGEAVERRQVRYRTVGDMSCTGAVDSDADTIEKVIAEIAASRLTERGATRADDKLSEAAMEDRKREGYF, from the coding sequence ATGACGACGGCGACCGCGACCGGCGAGCCCACCGACAGCCCGTACGCACTGAGCCACCTGGACGCGCTGGAGTCCGAGGCGGTGCACATCTTCCGCGAGGTCGCGGGCGAGTTCGAGCGGCCGGTGATCCTCTTCTCCGGCGGCAAGGACTCCATCGTGATGCTGCACCTGGCGCTCAAGGCGTTCGCGCCGGCCCCGGTGCCGTTCGCCCTGCTGCACGTGGACACCGGGCACAACTTCCCCGAGGTCATCGAGTACCGCGATCGCACGGTCGCCGAGCACGGACTGCGGCTGCACGTCGCCTCCGTGCAGGAGTTCATCGACCGCGGCGAGCTGCGCGAGCGTCCCGACGGCACGCGCAACCCGCTCCAGACGGTGCCGCTGCTGCGCGCCATCGAGGACCACCGGTTCGACGCCGTGTTCGGCGGCGGGCGCCGGGACGAGGAGAAGGCCCGCGCCAAGGAGCGCGTCTTCTCTCTGCGCGACGAGTTCGGCGGCTGGAACCCGCGCCGCCAGCGGCCCGAGCTGTGGCAGCTGTACAACGGGCGGCACGCGCCGGGCGAGCACGTGCGCGTCTTCCCGCTCTCCAACTGGACCGAGCTGGACGTGTGGCAGTACATCGCGCGGGAGAAGATCGAGCTCCCGCAGATCTACTACGCCCACGAGCGCGAGGTCTTCGCCCGCAGCGGCATGTGGCTGGCTCCGGGCGAGTGGGGCGGGCCCCGGGAGGGCGAGGCCGTGGAGCGTCGGCAGGTGCGCTACCGCACGGTCGGCGACATGTCCTGCACCGGCGCCGTCGACTCCGACGCCGACACGATCGAGAAGGTCATCGCCGAGATCGCCGCCTCCCGGCTGACCGAACGGGGCGCGACCCGGGCCGACGACAAGCTGTCCGAGGCCGCGATGGAAGACCGCAAGCGCGAGGGGTACTTCTGA
- a CDS encoding sulfate adenylyltransferase subunit 1 — MSQPSTTPPGDVEGTSATSLLRFATAGSVDDGKSTLVGRLLHDSKSVLADQLEAVELASRSRGQEAPDLALLTDGLRAEREQGITIDVAYRYFATPRRRFILADTPGHVQYTRNMVTGASTAELAVVLVDARNGVVEQTRRHAAVAALLRVPHVVLAVNKMDLVGYEESVFAAIAEEFTRYAASLGVPEITAVPISALVGDNVVTPSAHMDWYAGPTVLEHLETVPVAHDPSDDVARFPVQYVIRPQTPELPDYRGYAGQIASGVLRVGQPVTVLPSGRTSTIEGIDALGAAVDVAWAPQSVTLRLTDDLDISRGDLIAPAEASVSPSQDLTATVCHLHDSPLTVGRRVLLKHTTRTVKAIVKQIPSRLTLDDLSQHPEPGELTANDIGRVVLRTAEPLAVDPYADSRRTGSFLLIDPADGSTLTAGMAGDAFAEAAADAADGGRAAADDEGWDF, encoded by the coding sequence ATGAGCCAGCCGAGCACGACGCCGCCCGGCGACGTCGAGGGAACCTCCGCCACCTCGCTGCTGCGCTTCGCCACCGCCGGGAGCGTGGACGACGGCAAGTCCACCCTGGTCGGACGGCTCCTGCACGACTCCAAGTCGGTGCTGGCCGACCAGCTGGAGGCCGTCGAGCTGGCCTCCCGCAGCCGGGGTCAGGAGGCGCCCGACCTGGCGCTGCTGACGGACGGCCTGCGCGCCGAGCGCGAGCAGGGCATCACGATCGACGTCGCCTACCGCTACTTCGCCACGCCCCGGCGCCGGTTCATCCTGGCCGACACCCCCGGGCACGTGCAGTACACGCGGAACATGGTCACGGGCGCCTCGACGGCGGAGCTGGCGGTCGTGCTGGTCGACGCGCGCAACGGCGTCGTCGAGCAGACCCGGCGGCACGCCGCCGTGGCCGCGTTGCTGCGCGTCCCGCACGTGGTGCTGGCGGTGAACAAGATGGACCTCGTCGGCTACGAGGAGTCCGTCTTCGCCGCCATCGCCGAGGAGTTCACCCGCTACGCGGCCTCCCTCGGCGTCCCGGAGATCACCGCCGTGCCCATCTCGGCGCTGGTCGGCGACAACGTGGTGACCCCCTCGGCGCACATGGACTGGTACGCCGGGCCGACCGTGCTGGAGCACCTGGAGACGGTCCCCGTCGCCCACGACCCCTCCGACGACGTGGCCCGCTTCCCCGTCCAGTACGTCATCCGGCCGCAGACGCCGGAGCTGCCGGACTACCGGGGCTACGCGGGGCAGATCGCCTCCGGCGTGCTGCGCGTGGGCCAGCCCGTCACCGTCCTGCCCTCGGGCCGGACGTCGACGATCGAGGGCATCGACGCGCTCGGCGCGGCCGTGGACGTCGCCTGGGCACCCCAGTCGGTGACGCTGCGGCTCACCGACGACCTCGACATCTCCCGGGGCGACCTCATCGCCCCGGCGGAGGCGAGCGTCAGCCCGAGCCAGGACCTCACCGCCACCGTGTGCCACCTGCACGACAGCCCGCTCACCGTGGGCCGGCGCGTGCTGCTCAAGCACACGACCCGCACGGTCAAGGCCATCGTCAAGCAGATCCCCTCACGCCTCACGCTGGACGACCTCTCCCAGCACCCGGAGCCCGGGGAGCTGACCGCCAACGACATCGGCCGGGTCGTCCTGCGCACCGCCGAACCGCTGGCCGTCGACCCCTACGCCGACTCCCGGCGCACCGGATCGTTCCTGCTGATCGACCCCGCCGACGGCTCGACGCTGACCGCCGGCATGGCCGGTGACGCCTTCGCCGAGGCCGCCGCGGACGCCGCCGACGGCGGCCGGGCCGCAGCCGACGACGAGGGCTGGGACTTCTGA
- a CDS encoding ABC transporter ATP-binding protein, which translates to MPTHLATPATAPATAPPAGSPAPYAVRLDHVSKAFGRRGAQQLVLDDIQLQAAPGEFVCLLGASGCGKSTLLNLVAGLDQPTSGTAQVPFGRPALMFQDHALFPWLSAGRNVELALKLAGVPKARRREQAAELLDLVRLPDAYGKRVHQLSGGMRQRVALARSLAQGSEVLLMDEPFAALDAITRDLLHDELSRVWQERRLTVLFVTHNVREAVRLGQRVVLLSSRPGRVAREWDVDLPHPRRIEDSGVTSLAREITGHLHQEIVRHARH; encoded by the coding sequence GTGCCCACGCACCTCGCCACCCCGGCCACGGCCCCCGCCACGGCTCCCCCGGCGGGCTCCCCCGCCCCCTACGCGGTACGGCTGGACCACGTCTCGAAGGCGTTCGGCCGCCGGGGCGCGCAGCAGCTCGTGCTCGACGACATCCAGCTCCAGGCCGCGCCGGGCGAGTTCGTGTGCCTGCTCGGTGCCTCCGGGTGCGGCAAGTCGACCCTGCTGAACCTGGTCGCCGGGCTGGACCAGCCCACGTCCGGCACCGCCCAGGTGCCCTTCGGGCGTCCCGCGCTGATGTTCCAGGACCACGCGCTGTTCCCGTGGCTGAGCGCGGGCCGCAACGTCGAACTGGCCCTGAAGCTGGCCGGGGTGCCCAAGGCGCGGCGGCGGGAGCAGGCCGCCGAGCTGCTGGACCTGGTGCGGCTCCCGGACGCGTACGGCAAGCGGGTGCACCAGCTCTCCGGCGGCATGCGGCAGCGTGTCGCGCTGGCCCGCTCGCTCGCGCAGGGCAGCGAGGTGCTGCTCATGGACGAGCCGTTCGCCGCGCTGGACGCCATCACCCGCGACCTGCTGCACGACGAGCTGAGCCGGGTGTGGCAGGAGCGGAGGCTCACGGTCCTGTTCGTCACGCACAACGTGCGGGAGGCCGTCCGGCTGGGCCAGCGCGTCGTCCTGCTGTCCTCCCGCCCCGGACGCGTCGCCCGCGAGTGGGACGTCGACCTGCCCCACCCCCGGCGCATCGAGGACTCCGGCGTCACCTCGCTCGCCCGGGAGATCACCGGCCACCTGCACCAGGAGATCGTGCGCCATGCCCGTCACTGA
- a CDS encoding ABC transporter permease produces MPVTDAVGTPASGRGRGPEADDAVEMASGLDALESQPAAEASRRVLAKTAPPLLAVVAVLALWQLAHVFGWSERLPSPAAVAGELGDALADGTLLPSLGHSVLRCLVGFAASAVIGVPLGVLLTRIAALRTVLGPVLAALQSLPAAALVPVAVIGLGPSEGAVYAVVLLGAVPSIAVGVAAGIDQVPPLLLRAGRSMGARGPSGALHILLPAALPGLIAALRQGWTFGWRALMTAELITATPLPGIGRMLAEGNEAASMSAVLAAVALILAVGVSVESLLFSPLERRVLHNRGLTGR; encoded by the coding sequence ATGCCCGTCACTGACGCCGTGGGCACCCCCGCCTCCGGGCGCGGCCGGGGCCCGGAGGCGGACGACGCGGTGGAGATGGCCTCCGGGCTCGACGCCCTGGAGAGCCAGCCCGCCGCCGAGGCCTCCCGCCGGGTCCTGGCCAAGACCGCGCCGCCGCTGCTCGCCGTCGTGGCGGTGCTGGCCCTGTGGCAGCTCGCGCACGTGTTCGGCTGGTCGGAGCGGCTGCCCTCCCCGGCGGCCGTCGCCGGGGAGCTGGGCGACGCCCTGGCGGACGGCACCCTGCTCCCCTCGCTCGGGCACAGCGTGCTGCGCTGCCTCGTCGGCTTCGCGGCCTCCGCCGTCATCGGCGTCCCGCTCGGCGTGCTGCTCACCCGGATCGCGGCGCTGCGCACGGTGCTCGGGCCCGTGCTGGCGGCCCTCCAGTCGCTGCCGGCGGCGGCCCTGGTGCCGGTCGCCGTCATCGGGCTCGGCCCCTCGGAGGGCGCGGTGTACGCCGTCGTGCTGCTCGGTGCCGTCCCGTCCATCGCCGTCGGCGTGGCCGCCGGGATCGACCAGGTGCCCCCGCTGCTGCTGCGCGCCGGACGGTCCATGGGGGCGCGCGGCCCGAGCGGTGCCCTGCACATCCTGCTGCCCGCCGCGCTGCCCGGCCTCATCGCCGCGCTGCGGCAGGGCTGGACGTTCGGCTGGCGCGCGCTCATGACGGCCGAGCTGATCACGGCGACGCCGCTCCCCGGCATCGGACGGATGCTGGCCGAGGGGAACGAGGCGGCGTCCATGAGTGCGGTCCTGGCGGCCGTGGCGCTCATCCTCGCCGTCGGCGTCAGCGTCGAGTCGCTGCTGTTCTCCCCGCTCGAACGGCGCGTCCTGCACAACCGCGGCCTCACCGGCCGCTGA
- a CDS encoding sirohydrochlorin chelatase, with protein MSHRPALLVVAHGSRDPRHAATVAALCHRVRALRPDLRVEAGHLDFNAPSVPRALRRLDAEGVRDVVALPLLLTRAFHAKSDIPAVLRETRARLPRLRVTQADVLGPHPLLTAALERRLRQAGVDPADAGSTGIVLAAAGSSDPEAIAVIAETAREWRRTSGWCAVRPAFASASPPRTADAVRALRADGVRRVAVAPYVVAPGFLPDRIAAGAAEAGADVLAPVLGDAPELARLLLTRFRQACLRRAEPAAA; from the coding sequence ATGTCACACCGGCCCGCCCTGCTGGTCGTCGCCCACGGCAGCCGCGACCCGCGGCACGCCGCGACCGTCGCCGCGCTGTGCCACCGGGTCCGCGCGCTGCGCCCCGACCTCCGCGTCGAGGCCGGGCACCTCGACTTCAACGCCCCCTCGGTGCCCCGGGCGCTGCGCCGCCTCGACGCCGAGGGCGTGCGGGACGTCGTCGCCCTGCCGCTGCTGCTGACCCGGGCCTTCCACGCCAAGAGCGACATCCCCGCCGTGCTGCGCGAGACGCGAGCCCGGCTGCCCCGGCTCCGCGTCACCCAGGCCGACGTCCTCGGCCCGCACCCCCTGCTCACGGCCGCGCTGGAACGCCGCCTCCGGCAGGCGGGGGTGGACCCCGCCGACGCCGGGTCCACCGGGATCGTGCTGGCGGCCGCGGGCTCCTCGGACCCGGAGGCGATCGCAGTGATCGCAGAAACCGCGCGGGAGTGGCGGCGTACCAGCGGTTGGTGCGCCGTGCGGCCTGCGTTCGCCTCCGCATCACCGCCCCGCACGGCGGACGCCGTCCGCGCCCTGCGCGCCGACGGCGTCCGCCGGGTGGCGGTCGCCCCCTACGTCGTCGCCCCCGGCTTCCTGCCCGACCGCATCGCCGCCGGTGCGGCCGAGGCGGGGGCCGACGTCCTGGCTCCCGTCCTCGGCGACGCCCCGGAGCTGGCGCGGCTGCTGCTCACCCGCTTCCGGCAGGCGTGCCTCCGCCGCGCCGAGCCGGCGGCCGCGTAG